The window CTTTCCCCCAAAGCTCTTGATCGATTTCAGCTTCCCGGAGAAGCCGGAGCTCGGAGTACTCGTACTCGAATCAGCTCTGTGCTGAAAATCAGGGCTCGTGGTCTGCTTAATCGTGCCACCTGTGCAAACGCCTCCCATTCTCAGCTAACAGAACCCTAACTGATTGGAGGAATTAATCAGGCGTGTTTGGATTGGTCAGATGAGCAAGGGGGGAATGATGGGAATAGCGCGTTAATTGTTGAGAATGGCAAACACGGTGTCTGTGTGAGATGAGAGAATGCTCAAGCACATTATTTGACtccgtttttttattttttttatttttgtgttttcTGGGGTTTTGTTACGAATAGTCGGTCGACGGGGATGATGCAAAGTCGTGTTACGGCTGTTTTGGtcaaattggatcaacttgttaCTTTTATATACTTGATTGTTTGTTATACTTCGGGATCTTTTAGGAAattactttatttttaaatttcagtataagagtatattttttgaataaagaatagAGTAATAGCGAAACAAACATATTTTTGTTTGTTGTTTATAGTTTGTTGACTTTTGTCTTTGATGATGTCAGTGACAGGATTTAAAAGTACCGTCTTGCCCTCGCCCTCGGATCTGTCATCTCTCACCTATGTATGTCTAAAGCAAACAAATTATGCATTTATGTTACAATATAGTTTTATgttaagggtttgtctagtgtgtgcccatgggcacatttTAAGCGCGAAGTTTTATAAGTTTgggaggttttgattggtgtggttgttgcatttgcaggggggtccaccattattaacatgcaaaagccaatcaaaacctcccaaatttataaaattccgcgcttagcatgtgcccatgggtaTGTTAAATCATGAAGAAAATAGAGAGAGACGATTCTCGAGGTTGTAACGATATGAAGTATCGTGATCAAGCAGAATACTTTTGTCAAGTCCTCTGATATGAGTTCAAAAGTAGGATCATGACCCGTGCTTAAGAAAGATCCGAATTTCCCAGCAACTTACATTCCAGGctaaatgattaattttttagaaataagcGTTTGTTTCTGAGAAAAAagcataaaaaatattaattttttcaaaaataaatcattatttAATAGTCAAACAGACTCAATATTCTTTGtggaaaataaaattacagtatttttatttattgacaTCGTTGTGGCTACTTGTTCCTCTCCGTATCGATCTGACAACCAACAAGCAGAATGATTTCACGGAAAAGTTTAATTACTAGTGGTTGAAGTTGGGGATAGTCAAAATAATAGGAGCCAGGGAAATTTGATCGGTTTTGATATGGATTATGTATTATCGAATTTAATATAGCCTTTCggtttcatttattttaatagGATGCGAGCGTATTAGATTTGAATTATGTGTAACGAATTATACCCCGTCCAAAATTCAAAACTCTGTTCAAACCCTATCAAGTCCGAAACTCAATCAAAACTTGATTAATTTATATCACACATGTTACAAGTAAATcatatagtttttaattataatgtttttatatttgaacAATTTTTCATATATGATTGCTCATGAAACTTATTCATTAATAGTATTGTTTGTCTTACacttatacaaatatatatataatatcggTTGcttaaacattaaaatattatttgtttgtaTCAAATGTAATGGACATTATATACCATctagaaaattaaatatttaagaaaGACATGATCCCGTATGATCCGAAATTGATGAATTggaattcaattttaaattctaaaattatTTGGATTTAAGTTTGAATTTAACTAAATTCAATTCAAATACCGCCTATTATCATCTGTGATTATAGTGGGTATTAGAATATTGAAATACATGCCAAAATAAGGGGTTAAAATTAGGAAAACGAAGACTGATGGGACGAAATTCgttaatgattttaatttgtaactatttttaaagaaaaataatttaataacttcTCTAAGGCGTAATGAACTGATTCAATGTTTGTGTGTATCTAACTTAATGAACTACCTGCAATCTGCATACCATCatggtctttctaatgtgtgcccaagggcacacaatatgcacaaaatttgatgagtttggaggattttgattggttgaattgatgtaaatgcaggggaccacccatatttataattacatgACCAATAAGAATGCACCAAACTTATAGATGTTAgcgcttattgtgtgcccatgagcacatcaGAGAAAAATCGTACTATCAAATAAAAAGAGTAAACTTAACGAATCACCTCATTGACCACGACTACATTAAAATAGTACTGACATTTAATGAGGTGTAAAAACACCCCCAGCAGCACTTAAGAAAACCAGTCAAATCATAATTTGCTGAAGACCAATTCAATTTCTGTATTATCACTATCATACGAGGAGAGACTAAAGAGGAATAAGTAAAAGTTGTTCTGCccgaaatatattataaatgctCTATAACTTATGGCCTTggcaaattaaaatttgaaagaaaGCGACTGCTAAAGGTAAAATATAGTTCTTTCAGAAATCATGGGAatcagataaaaaaaatatattttacggTATTTAAAAAAGATTAAAGACTTATGAATTCTTCATTTtccttttaagttttaactcaACGGTGATAAATTTTgaggataaaaaaaaatatatatcagaaTAGTCATTGCCGTGATATACCGGGACATACTAGTGAGTAGTGATATTCTCCACTCTTCACTGTTTGTACCAACCTTACTGGCCTCCTACTTTTCTGCTACCCAACATTGAATGAGCTTAACTCTGCTCAAGCATCTCAATGTTATTATAGCATATTCTTTAACTTCGCATTCCGGTTCTAGTCTTCTAGAGAATGTTTCTGATTAAGGAGAATTAGAATCAAATTCatgtgtttatattttaattaactaTTTTGGACTATAGAATGGGTGACATTTGAATTAGTTGTTTTGAAAGGGTCTTTCTGgacacacactaacaactaatttttgttgagatgaagagtTTTTATTGGTTATAGTTTTTGTGCATGCAGGGGTTCATGATTATTAATAAGACTTTAGTCTATAGAATTTCCTCATCTAGTCAAAAGttggttgttagtgtgtgcacgtATTATAAAATCCGATTTTGAAATATGTAATAGGTACTCCATTCCCATTCGATGGCTAAACCATTCATTCAACACTCCTTGAGATACTTATTCTCATACTCCTTATTATCATTCTCGTCTCCCATCCAAACGTCCTCTTAATATTTTCAATAATGAGTTTAATTACTGTGTGTTATTAGTCCTGGTTTGTTTATTTTCTAGAACACAATatacatgttaaaattttattttgaaaaggaattaaaaaataatatatacaagtaGGGTGATACCCCACTACAAACCTCTTTTagattaaaaagtaaaaatcaaaataaaaaatttataaatcacatcgaaatatattaaatatagtaTGGAAATTGATTgttggaaatgaagaaaaatatagtgaagtcggatttcaaaaaaagtgaACCGATTGGGGAAAACTAGATTAAAAACGGAGAGATTCCGTGAAATCATGTGTGGGAGGGTACAAGTGATGATTTATAGGGACCATTAAATTAGAGCAAGTCAAAAAATgtcttaaatcaaaatttgagcGATTTGAACCACATGATCAATATTCCAACAATGTACTAGTGGGGGCTCAAAACACtagtgttgtgtttggttggggagaatggaatggaatggaatgcaatgagtaaaaatacttgaaactaatagaaataagaagaaagttttgaaaaaaaattgagggaggacaaaattgctatgatgagatttgtgaagaaattgaggataggggagaatggagcattccatctcaaattggagGTGTGATATCTAGCCTATGATGTaatgaatggaatggaggaaggaatgaaattttttaaaaattgtgcataagttagttcatttttcattctattccttccggaatcattcaccccaaccaatcACAACATAGGATATTTAACAAATACCTAATCTTTGAGGCACCACTATGCATGTCCTAAAACATttctatcaataaaaattatctttCCTCTCATCTCATCAcatcttattttaataataagacaCAATTataaggcatattgttggaattgATATATTAAGATGATATCTTAAATCATTAGaatactattttttattatatttaaaagtcaCTTGCTAGGACATTGTTGCTCTTATATTGATCTAATGACTGagattagtttgtagtttgtgatttatttttgatttgtattttataactaatctatacaagtattttttttttttatatctcaaattagtgtgtaaaaaatcaaatataaaaaataattgaaatactCAGTTTCTTACATATTATAGGATCAAAATAAAGCTATATAGAGGTACAATAGAGAGAAGAGATTCCAATCCCCTTCCACAAAGGCCAGCCCAATCAAGACGAATGGGCTGGGTATTACCACAGTACATCATTCCATGTGCTCCGAGCCTCAGACCCTCGGTCACCTCCTTCACCACAGATAAAGCCTCCTATTGCTGCTGTCTCTCTCCCAGTCTCCCGGACTGTCGCTGAAATTGTTGAATCTACTGTAATAGCCAAAGGGGACACCTAGTTCTGGCATATCGCCGACCTATTGATGTACCTGAAGCATAAAATGTGAAAGTATTAACTTCTGCATTTTAATTGTATCATACAAGCTTCTTCGGTTAATCaagtcacaaaaaaaaaaagaaacaggAGTCAAATCATTCAAAGAATTTGGCCCGTTTAATCGGGTTGTCCCTCAATTATAAATAGAtactaaaattacaaatattataaataaatcacCCAGTATAGCACGAATTATAAGTCAAACGAAACTCATTTTTCGGTCAAACGAAACTCATCTTCCCGAAAAATTAAATCATCGGAAATTTTCCGGTCCACCCAAAACAAGCATACCAATCTCACTCATCTCCATCATATAATTTCATGTCTGAATATACTTCCCCATAATTAGCGAAATTGCGCTTAAGAAGAGACATACATAGGTAGAGGGATAAAAATACAGAGACACGGGGTCACTGGTCAGGTGggcttaggggtgagcaaaaccgaaccaaaaccgaaccgaaccgtacaatttcggttcggttcggtttcatttttctgaaaatttcggttatttcggtttttcggtttgaaccgaaaagaagttcggttcggttcggttttttttttgatatagtatttcggtttaaaccgaaataaccgaaatttttattaaatcaaaaataaatatataatatattacatatatacagATAAGATAACCCCAGGAATTAGAATCTAATATCCCACTGGTCAGTTCTCTCATCTCCTGGGCTCTCCGACCCACCCAAACTCTAGCCTCCAACTCTCCATCATGAAACAAATCTGAATCATAGTAACACGAATCttctcatcttcatctcctggaGGCAGTAACTCAAACTCCAAGTTTGTATTCTTCATCTCTAATCTAATCTAACTATCTAAGACTAGCTTCTATGTCGTGCAGATGCAGCTTGAAAATCTGAGATGGGaagcattttatttctttttgaacttcacTGTACTTTTGTAATGTAAATCAGTAGATGCTAGACTGAGTTGtcctatttgttttaaaaatttcggttttttcaaaccgaaaccgaaaccgaaccgaaataattcggtcggttcggttcggtccaaaataataattcggttcggttcggtttcagaAAAAAGTCTTATTcgattttcggttttttcggttcggttcggttttgaaccgaaccgaccgaatgctcagccctaggtGGGCTTTCAAGCCCACCACTTccgaaattttaatttagaattatttattcgtattatttgtattttacttcatttttttacttcaaacaagaaacacttattaaatattttaatgtaaTGAGAATTGAGAAAAAGAGGGGATTTTGATATTAACTAGATCTAATGATCTAGTGTCCTGTTCTTTCAGCAATTACTGTAGAATACTTCATAGGAGTACTCTATTTAACAACAATGTTCACTGCACCGAGCATAAATAGTTAGATTAACGCCacagattttataatcgatCAATAACGATAATTCAGCAAATCGATAAACATTCTTCCAGAGATACAACAATAAACTGAAAACATCCAAATGTAATCATACAAATCGCCGATACTCCCCtcagattttatttaaaataaaacatagcAGCAGTAATTTTAGTTGCGAGATTTAAGAGAGCTGCCCACAATCAGCAATCACAACAGGCTTAGAGCACCTCCCTCCCGAAGATCCAACCTTCTCAATAGCCCTAACCACATCCATTCCCTCAACAACCTGTCCAAACACTACGTGCTTTCCATCGAGCCACTCGGTCTTCTCGGTGCAAATAAAAAACTGCGATCCGTTGGTTCCGGGCCCAGCGTTGGCCATGGAGAGGATTCCAGGCCCTGTGTGCTTCCTGACGAAGTTCTCGTCGGCGAATTTCTCGCCGTAGATGGATTCGCCGCCGGTGCCGTTCCCGGCGGTGAAGTCGCCTCCCTGGCACATGAATTTGGGGATGACGCGGTGGAAGGAGGAGCCTTTGTAGTGGAGAGGCTTGCGGCTTTTTCCGACGCCTTTCTCGCCGGTGCAGAGTGCTCGGAAGTTCTCGGCGGTGCGGGGAGTGGTGTCGGCGTAGAGCTCCATCACAATTCTCCCGGCCGGCGCTCCGCCGACGGTCATGTCGAAGAACACCTTAGGGTTTGGCATAGTGCTTAAGAGAGTGTTGAATTGATGATAGATGAATAGATACAGATGAATTGCAAGTGAAGAAGCAGagttgtgtgtatatttatataggcGGTGGGGAGATGGATATTATTAATTAGGGTTAGATGTAGCCGTTGGATGAGATGACTTTTAACGGATAAGGAGGAGACTCATGTCAGTCTTTCGGCTCCCACTTGCAGGTCACGTGACCTTTCACGATTTTCGAGTTGGCACGTGCCGCTACGCGACGAAAAGAGGTGGACGGCCTGGATTTATCGAAAACGGTAATATCTTGATTCGAATAATTAGACGTATATGCTTTTTTTCTTTTCCGAACGCTGGCCTCGTGTTTTAATATTTCTATTTTGTTGACGGGCTTTGTTAAGTGGGCTGGGCTAGTCACCTTGCTGTCTTGTTGAATTGGGCTAGTCACCTTGCTATCTGGGCTAACTGCGTCAAGTTTGTTATTTGTATTGTCTTGGAACTAAATTATGACCTTAAAGTGAGGTGATATGAACTTGTTGACTAGCTGCACACCAATCAAATGTTGCTAGTGTTTattaattcttttattttttcacgtcgttttctttttttaattcacATCAAATAATAAACTAGCCAAACAATCAACCAATATAAAATATCTTCTTTACAAGTATGAATGTCAAAATCTTACGATGAGGATGTTTTGGAAACAAGCTCTCCATTTTGATAGGTAATAAAGTGGTGTATGATTGTTAGGTTTTGTATATTTGTGTATCAGCCAACTGGTATATATTGTTAGTGAGATGAAACGAAAGTGTTTGAACAATGAAAACTAATTCCATTCAGAAATATCcatatgttttaatttataattttatgaaaagaagGAGAATTCCAGATCTTTTATTAGACTTAAGATTGTCCCTACAACAATAAACTAGTTAATAGAAGCTTAGTGCCAAATGAATAAGTTATGAAATGGCCGGCACTAATTTATTTAAAGCAAAACAAGAGACTgggtatttatataaataatttaagctgattgaaaacattttgtttggttttaaattattgtatGTATGTCACCTGATTCAGTGCTTGCTATTCAACCCACTGTCCTCGATTGATCCATTGACCAGGGCGCAGGGCACTTGTGCATGCTACAAGTTCATAGCCAGTTCTTTAACTTAGCTTTTTCTTTCTTGATCTAGAATAACAGAGTGAACTGTGTTTTGTATATTtggaaaaatagaaaataactACAACTGAAGAAAAAAGTCCCCAAGTTATTTCTTGTTATTGTACCCCTTCATGCATCAACAAGGACAATTTGTTACTTGTAGTTTCTTGCCTTTGGAAACAACTACAACTGAGATTATACTGGGAGCAATATCGTATATGCTTCATTTAACAAGTTACAAGAAAATGCGATGACCTTTTTCcttgataataatatttcaacAACCAGAGAAATCCATGCATAAAAAGCCAGTTCTAAGCAAAATTTTAGCTGTGCTTCACAAGTATCAAGTCTTTTCCCTGCCAATAGTGACAGAAATAGTATTTTAGCTGGACTTGTAAATGAATAACAAGAGATGACTTGGTCCTTTGttatataacaaaaaacaaaaacacatcTAATGTgaactgaattaaaattttaagtaatgAATTCGAGcctgattaaaaaaaatgagagagagaCAATTTCAATGATTTAGCcttcattttattataaaaacaatGTTGATCAAATGCTCTTTGTCTTTATTGTTGTttaatgtgtatatatgtatgtgtatgtgtcaGCAGTAGTTGACTGATTGAGATATTTGATGATCAAAGGCACAGCAAAAGCCGGCAGTTTTCAGCTTTCATAGGTCGGCAATTTCTTCTTCTCTGTGTTATCAAGAACATCCTCTTCAGGCTGCATGTATGTGCAAATTTTCTGTTCCAAATTGGATGTTTGGATAGCttattgacttgattcttctgaAGGTCAGTTGTTTGCTTTCTCATGTCCAGATGTCTCAGTAGATTCTTAGTCAAATGAGCTAGAAAATAGCCGAAGGAGATAGAGATTTGGTTTATCTCCAATTTTGAGTAGCAACGACTATTCTAAATTCTACAGAAGTACATAACCATTGCACCACGATATGCTTACCTAAATGTTTTACTTGTTTGCATACTCTGTGTGGAGCTTATCTTTCACTACAACTCTATTTATGATAGCTTGCTGTTGCATACACTGTTTTACTGGTTTGCAGAATTGAAGACGTAAAACCAGGGCTTAAGTCCCTGTAGCTTACACCCCTGGGTATGAGGTTGATCACTTGAAAATTTATCTATCTTTGATCCAAGAGGGAAAGCCCTTTAACAATAATTATTGACTTGAGTTGATATATTTATGACGTGAAAGTATCatcaataaaatgaatgagtTCTTTTTAGTGAGAGGGCAGTGGGAGTGTGTGAGTGTGTCTGTCTGTCTTCCGtatggaaaagaaaaaaaaacggatTTTAGCGACTGAAACATCTCTGTTAGTTGTAGGCTTTTCCTTTATGCTCAAATCGAATACTTCTCCTGTCAGGGACATGTGAAATATAAAAGCTGATGTGTTGAACTTGAACATTACTACTATATTTATTTGTCAGTTAAGTATATTATGTTTCTAAGGTTTCTGGAAACTACAGGTTTGCAATGGATCAAAATGATATAGTTAGATTCTTGCTCACCACTGTTGGAAGTTTTATTCAAGACCGGTTAATTGATAAAGAACAAAGAGCCCAGCAAAAGGAACAATGTGCTGAGAGATTAGAAGCTGAAGATGAAAAAACAGAAGTTCGGTACTCCGATCAAGCCGTGTTAGCGAATTTGGATTGGGGCATGGATGCTCTCGAAGAAGCTATAAATACATCAAATATTGAAACTAAGCTAGCACGACTAGACCATGCAGAGAAGATGTTGCAAGTATGTGCTATGTTAAATTCTAGCCAGAAAACTGCAGGTGTTCCTAATTTTTATCTGTCTGCCTGGGCACATCTAAACCTCTCTTACCTGTGGAAATTGCGAAACAATGTCCAAAATGCAGTTCATCATGTTCTTGAGATGTTCAGTGTTGACCCTTTATTCTCTCGAATTGATTTTGCTCCTGATCTATGGAAGACTTTGTTTCTTCCACATATGAGTTCAATAGTCGGATGGTACTCAGAGGAGAGACAAAAGATTGTGATGGATGCAATTCCTGATTCAGCAGATATGTCTTTCACTGCTGATTTTGATCAATACTTCAATGAATCTTTAATATTTTCAGTGAGGCCTGATCAAGCAGAGAAAATGCAAAATTTGGAGCAGGTTTATGGTCAGGCTTTGGATGAGAACACAAAGCTATATGCAAAATACTACAAGGACTGTATGAACTTTGATTCAACCACCAGCAAAAAGTTGATGCCAATGATGCCAATAGCAGAGCCACCGATGACTCCATTGCATGAGGTGAGCCGGTCCATACCTGATCATGTGAAATTTGGTCCTGTCTTACCTAAGAGTGCTGGTTTCAATCAAACAACAAAGGCTAAAGATAGCTCAATGAATGCTTTGAGGTAAATTTCCCTTGTTTTTCTTATGAAAGGAATAGCAGATTAAGACCATTTGCCTGTTTTTCTTACTATAGAATCCTCTATTCATTTGAAGTAAATGATGTTTTTGCTCTGACCAGATTGAAATCGGCTTCTGACTCATTGAGGGACCTAGAGGATTCTGCAAAATGGGATCCTGAAGTGAGAATTTATTTAAGAGAAGATAATGTTCATATTGTAATCAAAAGTGATAAGTTTATTGAAATCACCTGCTCATCTTTCTTGGGTTGCCTTGTCAGGAAGGAATAcctgaagaagaagaatatgAATCTGACGATGAACCTTATGTCTTTGTGGGGTCTGGAGATAAAGGTCACAAAGTTTTATCTCATGTCGGCATGAAGATGAATCCTGAAAGTGGCTCACGGTCGAGTAGTCAAAAACACTCTCCTGCTGTTTTTACTCCTTCAGATTCCCCCAAAGCTCCTACTCCGAAGAACTCATCTCCTAAAGCTGATTCTCATTCTAAGGATTCCTCATCCATGCTGCGGCTGTTGTCCACCCGTGCAATGGATGGCAAAGGTTTTGCATCTGGGTCTTGTTCGCCAATTCATCAGGATCCAGGCACTAGCTCAGGAGATTCTGACAATGAAATTCCGGTATGTTGCTAAATTTCTTTTCAGATATATTGCATGTTGCAGTTTTCAATTGCTTCGTTATAAACAGAAGTACCTTACAAAGCTAGCTCCTCAGGAACACCCGAAAAGTGTCAGGACAAATCACAGCAGGAGGGTTAGTTATGGGAATCTTAATACCCAACTTTTAGAAAAAAGGTATCCTCTTTTATCTTATCTAATTTCAAATTGTAATTTCTCATTTAAAGTCTCTCTggtattttcatgtttttttatcCTATATGTCTCACAAGTCACAAATAGTCACCAGATTATTTAGGTTCGTGTTCCCTCAAATCAAAATATCTTTACATTACCTCTTCATAGAATCTGTTTTTCATTGAATTGTAACAGTTTCTCTAATGATTGTGAAGAAGGAAGTCAAAGCTACATTTCTCTCCCATCCTCCGAAAAAATGACCCCTCATTCAAGAGTCCCTAAAGATTTTGTCTGCCCCATCACTAGTCAAATTTTTTATGACCCAGTAACACTTGAAACAGGCCAGACATATGAAAGGAAAGCCATACAAGAATGGACTAAAAGAGGAAACACAACATGCCCCATCACTAGACAGCCCATCTCGGCTAATCCATTGCCCAAAACAAACTACGTCCTGAAGAGGCTAATCACTTCCTGGAAAGAGCAGCATCCTGATCTTGCTCAGGAATTGTCATATTCTGAAACACCAAGAAGTTCTTTCAGTGCTCCTCCAAAAGACACTCCGTCAGTAACTACCCCATCCAGAACAATCACCCTTCGTGATCAAAGAAGTAGGGATGATAATAACAACCACAAACCAAGAAGATTCGCCCGAGCTGCTACCTCAAACTCACCGACCAGTGTGATATCTCAAGCTGCTGTTGAGTCCATTATTAATGGGTTGAATCCATATATTTCGTGTCTCTGCAATTCTGAAAATTTGAAGGAATGTGAAACATCTGTTCTAAAAGTAGCTAACACATGGAAAGACTCAAGGGGTGACTCGGGACTGCATGCTTATCTATCCAATCCAGCCATAGTTAATGGTTTTGTAGATATACTATCAGCTTCTTTGAACAGGGAAGTCTTACGAACATCAATCTATGTTCTTTCTGAGCTAATATTTTCTGATGATAGGGTTGGAGAGATTCTAACAGCAGACTCAGATTTTGAAATCCTAGCATCCCTGCTCATAAATGGTTTGGCTGAGGCTGCTGTTCTAATGTACTTGCTAAAACCAGCAACTTCGCAGTTATCTCCTTACAACTTTCTGCCTTCCCTTATCCAgataatttcaaacaaaactGAAGATTCAAATGAACTTGATTTAGTGATGGATCCTAAGGATGCAGCAATTGCATTGCTGGAGCAGGTTATCCTAGGAGAAGATGAAAATAGCAGAATTTCAAAAGCTACAGATATCATATCTGAGAATGGAATTCCTGCCTTGCTTAATTGCCTAAACCGAGAGGAAGGACGGCATTCTATAGTATTCATACTATTGCAGTGTATTTATGCAGATAGAAATTGTAGGAACTTGATAGCGAGTAGAATTGAGTTGTCTCCTGTGCTTGAGTTATTTCATGCTGGAGACGATAACGTGAGAGGCATATGCATAGAATTTCTTACTGAGTTGGTTCAGTTGAGCAGGTATACTTCATTCTCTCTTTTCACTTTGCAATTTATTGCCATATTCAACTCTGTAAAACTATTGATCTTTGCAGAAGTGAAATATAACACTTCATATATGATCCTTAAAATGCCTGTTCGATGCAAAGACATGTttcgttctttt of the Daucus carota subsp. sativus chromosome 4, DH1 v3.0, whole genome shotgun sequence genome contains:
- the LOC108217405 gene encoding putative E3 ubiquitin-protein ligase LIN-1 isoform X1, whose protein sequence is MRFAMDQNDIVRFLLTTVGSFIQDRLIDKEQRAQQKEQCAERLEAEDEKTEVRYSDQAVLANLDWGMDALEEAINTSNIETKLARLDHAEKMLQVCAMLNSSQKTAGVPNFYLSAWAHLNLSYLWKLRNNVQNAVHHVLEMFSVDPLFSRIDFAPDLWKTLFLPHMSSIVGWYSEERQKIVMDAIPDSADMSFTADFDQYFNESLIFSVRPDQAEKMQNLEQVYGQALDENTKLYAKYYKDCMNFDSTTSKKLMPMMPIAEPPMTPLHEVSRSIPDHVKFGPVLPKSAGFNQTTKAKDSSMNALRLKSASDSLRDLEDSAKWDPEEGIPEEEEYESDDEPYVFVGSGDKGHKVLSHVGMKMNPESGSRSSSQKHSPAVFTPSDSPKAPTPKNSSPKADSHSKDSSSMLRLLSTRAMDGKGFASGSCSPIHQDPGTSSGDSDNEIPEHPKSVRTNHSRRVSYGNLNTQLLEKSFSNDCEEGSQSYISLPSSEKMTPHSRVPKDFVCPITSQIFYDPVTLETGQTYERKAIQEWTKRGNTTCPITRQPISANPLPKTNYVLKRLITSWKEQHPDLAQELSYSETPRSSFSAPPKDTPSVTTPSRTITLRDQRSRDDNNNHKPRRFARAATSNSPTSVISQAAVESIINGLNPYISCLCNSENLKECETSVLKVANTWKDSRGDSGLHAYLSNPAIVNGFVDILSASLNREVLRTSIYVLSELIFSDDRVGEILTADSDFEILASLLINGLAEAAVLMYLLKPATSQLSPYNFLPSLIQIISNKTEDSNELDLVMDPKDAAIALLEQVILGEDENSRISKATDIISENGIPALLNCLNREEGRHSIVFILLQCIYADRNCRNLIASRIELSPVLELFHAGDDNVRGICIEFLTELVQLSRRTLSNQILQMIKDEGAFSTMHTLLVYLQMAPMEQQSSIAILLLQLDLLAEPRKMSIYREEAIESLIEALRRKDFPNSQIMALDALSSLLGRLTMSGKSCMEVLLLKSAGFDKPYNALMKAEKLKFYDAELTETMEEEEKAAVSWERRAAFVLCNHEKGMIFKALEECLKSNSIEIAKSCLVIATWLVYMLYSLPDTGVRDAARKCLLDQFINVLQSSKNLEEKILVTLALSGFTSDPAAAGELGVYAKCMYKTLRKLKRNSSVVNDILKTLMNLPSVDAADMWCCAEGPELNSSMNGEVLALLHIKGRIISSHSDGTIKVWDATKRVPRLIQEVREHTKAVTCLYISSPGDKLYSGSLDKTIRVWAMKQEEIHCVQVHDVKEPVLELVANNSMACFAPQGTGVKIYNWSGVTKHINFNKTVKCLAMMGDKLYCGCSAFSIQEVDLQKHTSTVFYSGARKLLGKQIVQSLHVHENLLYAGGSSVDGIAGKVFSLSTKAVTGSLATGLDIQCITVNNDFIFTATRFGTIEVWLKERVTRIASIRMGSGGNAKITSLTSDKDGQMLFAGSSDGKIQAWVLD
- the LOC108217405 gene encoding putative E3 ubiquitin-protein ligase LIN-1 isoform X2 is translated as MDQNDIVRFLLTTVGSFIQDRLIDKEQRAQQKEQCAERLEAEDEKTEVRYSDQAVLANLDWGMDALEEAINTSNIETKLARLDHAEKMLQVCAMLNSSQKTAGVPNFYLSAWAHLNLSYLWKLRNNVQNAVHHVLEMFSVDPLFSRIDFAPDLWKTLFLPHMSSIVGWYSEERQKIVMDAIPDSADMSFTADFDQYFNESLIFSVRPDQAEKMQNLEQVYGQALDENTKLYAKYYKDCMNFDSTTSKKLMPMMPIAEPPMTPLHEVSRSIPDHVKFGPVLPKSAGFNQTTKAKDSSMNALRLKSASDSLRDLEDSAKWDPEEGIPEEEEYESDDEPYVFVGSGDKGHKVLSHVGMKMNPESGSRSSSQKHSPAVFTPSDSPKAPTPKNSSPKADSHSKDSSSMLRLLSTRAMDGKGFASGSCSPIHQDPGTSSGDSDNEIPEHPKSVRTNHSRRVSYGNLNTQLLEKSFSNDCEEGSQSYISLPSSEKMTPHSRVPKDFVCPITSQIFYDPVTLETGQTYERKAIQEWTKRGNTTCPITRQPISANPLPKTNYVLKRLITSWKEQHPDLAQELSYSETPRSSFSAPPKDTPSVTTPSRTITLRDQRSRDDNNNHKPRRFARAATSNSPTSVISQAAVESIINGLNPYISCLCNSENLKECETSVLKVANTWKDSRGDSGLHAYLSNPAIVNGFVDILSASLNREVLRTSIYVLSELIFSDDRVGEILTADSDFEILASLLINGLAEAAVLMYLLKPATSQLSPYNFLPSLIQIISNKTEDSNELDLVMDPKDAAIALLEQVILGEDENSRISKATDIISENGIPALLNCLNREEGRHSIVFILLQCIYADRNCRNLIASRIELSPVLELFHAGDDNVRGICIEFLTELVQLSRRTLSNQILQMIKDEGAFSTMHTLLVYLQMAPMEQQSSIAILLLQLDLLAEPRKMSIYREEAIESLIEALRRKDFPNSQIMALDALSSLLGRLTMSGKSCMEVLLLKSAGFDKPYNALMKAEKLKFYDAELTETMEEEEKAAVSWERRAAFVLCNHEKGMIFKALEECLKSNSIEIAKSCLVIATWLVYMLYSLPDTGVRDAARKCLLDQFINVLQSSKNLEEKILVTLALSGFTSDPAAAGELGVYAKCMYKTLRKLKRNSSVVNDILKTLMNLPSVDAADMWCCAEGPELNSSMNGEVLALLHIKGRIISSHSDGTIKVWDATKRVPRLIQEVREHTKAVTCLYISSPGDKLYSGSLDKTIRVWAMKQEEIHCVQVHDVKEPVLELVANNSMACFAPQGTGVKIYNWSGVTKHINFNKTVKCLAMMGDKLYCGCSAFSIQEVDLQKHTSTVFYSGARKLLGKQIVQSLHVHENLLYAGGSSVDGIAGKVFSLSTKAVTGSLATGLDIQCITVNNDFIFTATRFGTIEVWLKERVTRIASIRMGSGGNAKITSLTSDKDGQMLFAGSSDGKIQAWVLD